One region of Termitidicoccus mucosus genomic DNA includes:
- a CDS encoding TonB-dependent siderophore receptor, protein MAFPAFGILPAQTRVAPPPTGSDDEKEDVVRMEVFTVEAQTDSGYGATQSIGGSRVNMAVKDVPASIITINEAVIRDLAAVDLLEAINFVSGIATAGGGQGDTQYSLRGYAQQGINYRDGLPDREWALRQSPTEAAAFDRLEVIKGPAGVLYGSGASGSAMGGIVNRVTKNPQLKPRTLIQLNASHGWDDYARAMLDTTGPIGRSGLAYRVILVDRDGERGWGGKDHRWSSVNSLAWHFGSRRQHRVWGRFSYLSTDINYGQGAVFADKDYKVPAFFREDNRTFSSFPLDSITPLRSRNYEVGAQTAFSIFGMDWTARLIGRHSNASGADNPSYSNGTGIYALDETGLVLGDNLQISADDPRVDDWRAPLWGRIFEGFYKQDGLFADLAAKFKIGPTKHTLLFSGEMRGSSGRQSYVQWQAELPDAPPSLPNTYSVVPDHARQTVSGLTIADIINGRLPTLSNIVRNTAPNKNKYAAVGFQESMSLFDDRIIFVAGGRFDKSREQSWDIDKQYWLDNVAWHNGIPTGPWRKTRLIKSVDDEELTYKAGLVVAPVRGVSVFAQQATTFRPLGDTRFPNQRGKIQELGVKTELFNRTLISTVSVFKMSLTNVVIYVVGDDGVSVQKPAGTQYTEGWEADISWQPNKAFRMMVAFSNLTSVNENKAPFRGVPQKATYSVMARYTFQDTFLKGLGAGANYKHRGKRTGEQREADPQFWLSEIDEFGVFLSYPVTRQCSVQLNVNNVFDSSKVLTAVSQSASVQQQYPRTYVLSLNYRL, encoded by the coding sequence ATGGCGTTTCCTGCCTTTGGCATTCTCCCGGCCCAGACGCGGGTTGCGCCGCCGCCCACCGGCTCCGATGATGAGAAGGAGGATGTCGTGCGCATGGAAGTCTTCACCGTCGAGGCGCAGACGGACAGCGGTTACGGCGCCACTCAGAGCATCGGCGGTTCGCGCGTAAACATGGCGGTCAAGGACGTGCCCGCGTCGATCATCACGATCAACGAGGCGGTCATCCGCGACCTCGCGGCGGTGGATTTGCTGGAGGCGATCAACTTCGTGTCGGGCATCGCCACCGCCGGCGGCGGGCAGGGCGACACACAATACAGCCTGCGCGGCTACGCGCAGCAGGGCATCAACTACCGCGACGGCCTGCCTGACCGCGAGTGGGCGCTGCGGCAGTCGCCCACGGAGGCGGCGGCGTTTGACCGGCTGGAGGTCATCAAGGGGCCCGCTGGCGTGCTCTACGGCTCCGGCGCGTCGGGCAGCGCGATGGGCGGCATCGTCAACCGTGTGACGAAAAACCCGCAGTTGAAGCCGAGGACGCTCATCCAGTTGAACGCCAGTCATGGCTGGGATGACTATGCCCGTGCGATGCTCGACACCACGGGCCCGATTGGGCGGAGCGGGCTGGCTTATCGCGTAATCCTCGTGGACCGCGACGGCGAGCGCGGCTGGGGCGGCAAGGACCACCGCTGGTCCTCGGTCAACTCGCTGGCCTGGCATTTCGGCTCGCGGCGGCAGCACCGCGTGTGGGGGCGTTTCAGTTATTTGAGCACCGACATCAACTACGGGCAGGGCGCGGTTTTCGCCGACAAGGATTACAAGGTGCCCGCGTTTTTCCGGGAGGACAACCGCACGTTCTCCAGTTTCCCGCTGGACTCGATCACGCCGTTGCGCTCGCGCAACTACGAGGTCGGCGCGCAGACGGCGTTCAGCATTTTCGGAATGGATTGGACGGCGCGCCTGATTGGCCGGCACAGCAATGCGTCCGGCGCCGACAATCCGTCGTATTCGAACGGAACCGGGATTTATGCCCTCGACGAGACGGGTTTGGTTTTGGGCGACAATCTGCAAATCTCGGCGGACGACCCGCGCGTGGACGACTGGCGCGCGCCGCTTTGGGGGCGCATTTTCGAGGGCTTTTACAAGCAGGATGGCCTTTTCGCGGACCTTGCGGCCAAGTTCAAAATCGGGCCGACCAAGCACACGCTGCTGTTCAGCGGGGAAATGCGCGGCTCCTCCGGGCGCCAGAGCTATGTGCAATGGCAGGCGGAACTGCCCGACGCGCCGCCCTCGCTGCCGAACACCTATTCGGTCGTTCCGGATCATGCGCGGCAGACCGTTTCCGGCCTCACCATCGCCGATATTATAAACGGGCGGCTGCCCACGCTGAGCAACATTGTCAGGAACACGGCGCCGAATAAAAACAAATACGCGGCGGTTGGTTTTCAGGAAAGCATGTCGCTGTTCGATGATCGCATTATTTTTGTCGCGGGCGGCCGCTTTGACAAATCGCGCGAACAATCATGGGACATAGACAAGCAATACTGGCTCGACAATGTTGCCTGGCACAACGGCATCCCCACAGGCCCGTGGCGCAAAACCCGTCTGATAAAATCCGTGGACGATGAGGAATTGACCTACAAGGCCGGCCTGGTGGTGGCGCCGGTCCGGGGCGTGAGCGTGTTTGCGCAGCAGGCGACCACCTTCCGCCCGCTGGGCGACACGCGCTTCCCCAACCAGCGCGGCAAAATACAAGAACTCGGCGTAAAAACAGAGTTGTTTAACCGCACGCTCATAAGCACGGTGTCCGTGTTCAAGATGTCGCTGACCAACGTGGTGATCTATGTGGTGGGCGATGACGGCGTGTCCGTCCAAAAACCGGCGGGCACCCAATACACGGAGGGCTGGGAGGCGGACATCAGTTGGCAGCCGAACAAGGCGTTCAGGATGATGGTGGCGTTTTCCAATCTGACATCGGTCAATGAAAATAAAGCGCCCTTTCGGGGTGTGCCGCAAAAGGCGACTTACTCGGTGATGGCGAGATATACATTTCAGGATACTTTTCTCAAGGGGTTGGGCGCCGGAGCGAATTACAAGCACCGGGGCAAGCGCACCGGCGAGCAGCGCGAAGCCGATCCACAATTCTGGCTGTCGGAGATTGATGAGTTCGGCGTTTTTCTGTCCTATCCCGTCACGCGGCAGTGCAGCGTGCAGTTGAATGTGAACAATGTTTTCGACTCCAGCAAGGTGCTGACCGCGGTGTCGCAGTCCGCGAGCGTCCAGCAACAATATCCGCGCACCTATGTGCTTTCACTGAACTATCGTCTGTGA
- a CDS encoding autotransporter domain-containing protein → MNINNKIHLAPVARLVSLAISLLSAALACRADVVTFTGGSPSTAVNATVAGGTIAISGGDGSLVLSNGQTLVISDSVSQSAVATLGGKSDITFRAEGDGWAMLNSAGGAYRLLDITPQPVTASATATLNLDRVIVSNAAMNAMFVRVSTASFDLVVNGDFVFSGNKSASSHGGAINWQKAGNLTFTGTAIFDRNTAGGTYLGGALGSTAAGSGTITFENTALFFSNTAASGGAIFTHPGHSLIFKDAAEFKNNIASTGQGGAFYIQSNDTYLGMQKIRFEDDATFDGNRAVAQGGAFSTDDRVIIQFDSTTGTVTLTNNRAGNGSGGAITSGEISFKGGLLTVTGNFGGTATTHAGGGLRAARLLDITGNYNISGNQTMGSGGGVSVGSLLINGGGTLSGNIASVNGGAVNAAGNSTFEIGGGAELSGNTVGGLGGAIYVGGTSRLTLNASAGDIVFSGNKQAATIDSAAVSTGGTLAATGGTNNAVYFASSATLVLNTGSGMAVRFDDPIESASGATVMVTKSGAGTVIFSDHHSNINATTTIEQGEIRLSRGAIYGAANDQGSFVLKTGATLAGNGTVQAGAIEIESGARLVARDSGRLEMASSATPVIGGSLSLGGSGTIAVGAASNLLHASLIDVGADEPAGARTLAIANDLSLENGAAIRLDLYAGNISDKLAALSDLAMEGRASINIGLVETGSFNLVSWETGGLTTAQLDLSFGSGTGQTARNDVQLGVDATAKTLYLTNIVSSLDMAWTGSAGDGIWQSSALESANWSNGGAGNEERYFRNGDLVSFGGAASGTITVAGPGVVVSGMTIEGTADYEFRGTGGITGNTTGVEGSLITATGKLTKKGTGKLVLANTGANSFSGGVEIKGGELAVADGTRLDADITIDDQDGDGAKLSGSGTFGNMVVRNGGVLSIGTSAASSGTITVADLTLDHASLYFDLLANNSSDYLKVTGSALAQSSTIVIGIFTDGTFNLGNFAGIKDQLSVSTAGAARQSGTLYGEGAELFLKTIADVSRVMTWSGTAGTIWDTTSDAWDNADGKQQFVNGDRVIFGDGTAPGDRAIQVASVGVKVADMLVNADGYVFTGNGGIVSGTQHISASGVDAGLSSQSATGKLIKTGTGVLEFANTGTNIFEGGIVFGSAGTTGGIIKFSSADQIRTGTSGVEFINSGTLQALTAVSGTIESGIAIGDGATGGVTISGGTLVLGGKLSSGGTSSVFSTSGGGVLALTADSSLFNGVTDVSGTLLLAGGKLGGRVNTRNGAVFGGVGEATGQHSVYIENGANLQIGLAGDGNETLHVANLIMENGSYMTGSGTLTGTGTVGHAASDLVTVQTGSAKTINIASNLAGEGVLIKDGDGTLQLSGQMNIGGMEIRNGLVSMMSGAPVTVQRTLLIGANATLSGTGQLVAATLTNRGVIRVGKAGGADEFGTLTVNGNYTSDGGTLHLAVGQVAGSGTGRYVQSDKFKVTGAGTGVTTVYFEHSPGLYRLPEGVTPPDDIVEGIAVDAMPARTSGNLLVYGVQEWWFTPNAGGTGGIWETDVAPEVPPATGLDTASVLMSKASLGALSERLAWNRDASASHNFVFWLNGLYRNDKLTSGLYDGAKTRTTGLQAGADWSHAGESAVLSFGIFADYVKTDMDQARKASSTMAEADGYGIYGTLKMGRWYVDAILRGADENYAISVPGRPDFKTDGTSWTGSIETGMVFSDKTPWRTEPQLQLVFQHRNLADTQDYMGRHYVIDSADSLETRAGIKVWRELKWGNAKIVPWLRGSYLYEFKGDNKVIVDGATFASDLKGSGFQIDAGLSIQINERFAINGDFAWYNGGSLRSHMFNMGCSYKW, encoded by the coding sequence ATGAATATAAACAACAAAATACACCTCGCCCCGGTCGCGCGCCTTGTCTCCCTCGCCATCTCACTGTTGTCCGCCGCATTGGCCTGCCGCGCGGATGTCGTGACCTTCACGGGCGGCAGCCCCTCGACGGCGGTCAACGCCACCGTCGCCGGCGGCACCATCGCCATCTCGGGCGGCGACGGCAGTCTCGTCCTCTCCAACGGCCAGACCCTCGTCATCTCCGACAGCGTGTCGCAAAGCGCGGTCGCCACCCTCGGTGGAAAATCCGACATCACCTTCCGCGCCGAAGGCGACGGCTGGGCCATGCTCAACTCCGCCGGCGGCGCCTACCGCCTGCTCGACATCACGCCCCAGCCCGTCACCGCCTCCGCCACCGCCACGCTCAACCTCGACCGTGTCATCGTCTCCAATGCCGCCATGAACGCCATGTTTGTTCGCGTTTCCACTGCCAGCTTCGACCTTGTGGTGAACGGCGATTTCGTGTTTTCGGGCAACAAATCAGCCAGCAGCCACGGCGGCGCGATCAACTGGCAAAAAGCCGGCAACCTCACCTTCACCGGCACCGCGATTTTCGACCGCAACACCGCCGGCGGCACCTACCTCGGCGGCGCCCTCGGCTCGACCGCCGCCGGCTCCGGCACCATCACCTTCGAGAACACCGCTCTGTTTTTCAGCAACACCGCTGCCAGCGGCGGCGCGATTTTCACCCACCCCGGACATTCCCTTATATTCAAGGACGCCGCCGAATTCAAAAACAACATCGCCTCCACCGGACAGGGCGGCGCGTTTTATATACAAAGTAACGACACTTATCTCGGCATGCAAAAAATCCGCTTCGAGGACGACGCCACATTCGACGGCAACCGTGCCGTCGCCCAAGGCGGTGCCTTCTCCACGGATGACCGGGTGATCATCCAGTTCGACTCCACGACCGGCACCGTCACCCTCACCAATAATCGCGCCGGCAATGGCAGCGGCGGGGCGATCACCAGCGGTGAGATCAGCTTCAAGGGCGGTCTGCTCACGGTGACAGGCAACTTTGGCGGCACCGCCACCACACATGCGGGCGGCGGGCTCCGCGCCGCGCGGCTGCTCGACATCACCGGCAATTATAATATTTCCGGAAACCAGACGATGGGCTCGGGCGGCGGTGTCAGTGTCGGCAGCCTGCTGATCAACGGCGGCGGCACCCTGTCCGGCAATATCGCTTCAGTCAACGGAGGGGCCGTCAACGCCGCCGGCAACAGCACCTTCGAAATCGGTGGCGGGGCGGAGCTCTCCGGCAACACCGTCGGCGGCCTTGGCGGCGCGATTTATGTGGGTGGCACCTCCCGGCTCACGCTCAACGCCTCGGCGGGCGACATCGTTTTCAGTGGCAACAAACAAGCTGCGACGATTGACTCCGCCGCCGTGAGCACCGGAGGCACACTGGCTGCCACGGGCGGGACGAATAATGCCGTCTATTTCGCATCATCCGCAACGCTCGTGCTGAATACGGGCTCAGGCATGGCTGTCCGTTTTGATGACCCCATTGAGTCCGCATCCGGGGCGACTGTGATGGTCACAAAAAGCGGCGCGGGCACCGTGATCTTTTCCGACCACCATTCCAATATCAACGCGACCACGACCATTGAGCAGGGAGAAATCAGGCTCTCCCGAGGCGCGATCTACGGGGCCGCGAATGACCAGGGTAGCTTTGTCCTGAAAACCGGCGCAACGCTGGCCGGAAACGGAACGGTTCAGGCCGGCGCCATCGAAATCGAATCCGGCGCGCGGTTGGTTGCCCGGGATTCAGGCCGGCTGGAAATGGCGAGCAGCGCCACGCCGGTCATTGGCGGCTCGCTCTCGCTCGGTGGCTCCGGCACGATTGCCGTGGGCGCGGCGTCGAATCTGCTTCACGCATCATTGATAGATGTGGGAGCTGACGAACCGGCAGGGGCCAGGACACTCGCCATCGCCAACGATCTCTCGCTCGAAAACGGCGCCGCCATCCGGCTGGATCTGTATGCAGGCAATATATCGGATAAACTGGCGGCCTTGTCCGATCTGGCGATGGAGGGCCGCGCCAGTATCAACATCGGGCTGGTCGAGACTGGCTCCTTTAATCTGGTGTCATGGGAAACGGGCGGGCTGACGACGGCGCAGTTGGACCTCTCTTTCGGCAGCGGCACCGGGCAGACGGCCCGCAATGACGTCCAACTTGGGGTGGACGCCACCGCCAAGACCCTTTATTTGACCAACATTGTTTCCAGTCTCGATATGGCCTGGACCGGATCGGCGGGTGACGGGATCTGGCAATCATCCGCGCTGGAAAGCGCGAACTGGTCCAATGGTGGCGCAGGCAATGAGGAACGTTATTTCCGCAACGGAGACTTGGTGTCGTTTGGCGGCGCGGCGTCCGGCACGATCACCGTCGCCGGTCCAGGCGTGGTGGTTTCGGGTATGACAATTGAGGGCACTGCCGATTATGAATTTCGCGGCACCGGCGGCATCACGGGCAACACGACCGGTGTGGAGGGCAGCTTGATTACGGCCACCGGCAAACTGACGAAAAAGGGGACGGGAAAACTGGTGCTGGCCAACACCGGAGCCAATTCGTTTTCCGGCGGGGTCGAGATCAAGGGCGGCGAACTGGCCGTGGCCGATGGCACCCGGCTCGATGCGGACATCACCATTGACGACCAGGACGGAGACGGCGCGAAGCTCTCCGGCTCCGGAACCTTTGGCAACATGGTGGTGAGAAACGGCGGTGTGCTCAGCATCGGAACCTCGGCGGCGTCATCAGGCACCATCACGGTCGCCGACCTAACGCTCGACCATGCGAGCCTTTACTTCGATTTGCTTGCGAACAACAGCAGCGATTATCTCAAGGTGACCGGCAGCGCGCTGGCGCAAAGCAGCACCATCGTGATCGGCATTTTTACCGACGGCACCTTCAACCTCGGTAACTTCGCCGGCATCAAGGACCAGTTGTCCGTCTCCACCGCCGGCGCGGCCCGCCAATCCGGCACCCTGTATGGCGAGGGCGCGGAGCTTTTTCTGAAAACCATCGCGGATGTTTCCCGGGTAATGACCTGGAGCGGCACGGCGGGGACGATCTGGGACACCACGAGCGACGCGTGGGACAACGCGGACGGGAAACAGCAGTTTGTCAACGGAGACCGCGTCATATTCGGCGATGGCACGGCGCCGGGTGACCGCGCGATCCAAGTCGCGTCCGTCGGCGTCAAGGTCGCGGATATGTTGGTGAATGCCGACGGCTATGTGTTCACGGGCAACGGCGGGATTGTATCCGGGACGCAACACATCAGCGCCAGCGGCGTTGATGCCGGGCTCTCCAGCCAGTCCGCCACCGGAAAATTAATCAAGACCGGCACGGGAGTCCTTGAGTTCGCGAACACGGGGACAAATATATTCGAGGGCGGCATTGTTTTTGGAAGCGCCGGCACCACCGGCGGCATCATCAAGTTCTCCAGTGCCGATCAAATCCGCACCGGCACATCCGGCGTTGAGTTTATCAATTCCGGCACGCTGCAAGCCTTGACGGCCGTCTCCGGCACAATCGAAAGCGGAATCGCCATTGGCGACGGAGCGACCGGCGGTGTGACGATCTCGGGCGGGACACTTGTCCTTGGCGGCAAACTGTCGTCAGGCGGGACGTCCTCGGTGTTCTCCACCTCGGGCGGAGGAGTCCTGGCGCTCACCGCCGATAGTTCGCTGTTCAACGGAGTGACCGATGTCAGCGGCACGCTTCTTCTCGCCGGTGGAAAACTCGGCGGCAGGGTGAACACCCGCAACGGCGCCGTTTTCGGCGGTGTCGGGGAGGCCACCGGGCAGCACAGTGTTTACATCGAAAACGGCGCGAATCTGCAAATCGGTCTTGCCGGTGACGGGAACGAAACGCTTCACGTGGCCAATCTTATCATGGAAAACGGTTCGTATATGACCGGCAGTGGCACCCTCACCGGGACAGGGACCGTTGGCCATGCCGCCTCCGACCTGGTAACCGTGCAAACCGGATCGGCCAAAACAATAAACATTGCCTCAAACCTTGCCGGCGAAGGGGTGCTTATAAAAGACGGTGACGGAACCCTGCAATTATCCGGCCAGATGAATATCGGCGGAATGGAAATCAGGAATGGGCTGGTATCCATGATGTCCGGCGCTCCCGTCACCGTGCAAAGGACGCTCCTGATTGGGGCGAATGCCACGCTTTCGGGCACCGGCCAGCTTGTTGCGGCCACGCTCACCAATCGCGGTGTGATCAGAGTCGGCAAGGCCGGCGGCGCGGACGAGTTTGGCACGCTCACGGTCAACGGAAATTACACCAGCGACGGCGGCACGCTGCATCTCGCGGTCGGCCAAGTGGCCGGCAGCGGCACCGGGCGGTATGTGCAGTCGGACAAATTCAAAGTGACCGGTGCCGGGACAGGCGTGACCACCGTGTATTTCGAGCATTCACCGGGTTTATACAGACTGCCGGAAGGCGTCACGCCCCCGGATGATATTGTCGAGGGCATCGCCGTGGACGCCATGCCCGCAAGAACTTCCGGCAACCTGCTGGTTTACGGCGTGCAGGAGTGGTGGTTCACGCCCAACGCCGGCGGCACCGGCGGCATTTGGGAAACCGATGTTGCCCCCGAGGTGCCGCCCGCCACGGGGTTGGACACAGCCTCGGTTCTCATGAGCAAGGCCTCCCTCGGCGCGCTGAGCGAGCGCCTCGCCTGGAACCGGGACGCCTCCGCCTCGCACAATTTCGTTTTCTGGCTGAATGGGCTTTACCGGAACGACAAGCTCACCAGCGGCCTGTATGACGGGGCGAAAACCCGGACAACCGGACTCCAGGCGGGCGCGGACTGGTCGCATGCCGGCGAGTCGGCAGTGCTTTCCTTCGGCATTTTTGCCGATTATGTGAAAACGGACATGGACCAGGCAAGAAAAGCCTCTTCCACCATGGCGGAAGCCGATGGCTACGGTATATATGGGACATTGAAAATGGGCCGCTGGTATGTTGACGCCATTCTGCGCGGCGCGGATGAAAACTATGCCATCTCGGTGCCTGGCCGTCCGGACTTTAAAACAGACGGCACGAGTTGGACCGGATCAATCGAAACCGGAATGGTGTTCAGTGACAAAACACCGTGGCGGACTGAACCGCAACTGCAACTGGTCTTCCAACACCGCAACCTCGCCGACACGCAGGATTACATGGGGCGCCATTATGTGATCGACAGCGCGGATTCATTGGAAACACGTGCCGGCATCAAGGTGTGGCGGGAACTGAAATGGGGGAATGCCAAAATCGTCCCATGGCTCCGCGGGAGCTATCTGTATGAATTCAAAGGTGACAACAAGGTGATCGTGGATGGCGCCACATTTGCCAGTGATCTGAAAGGCTCGGGGTTCCAAATAGACGCCGGTCTCTCGATCCAGATCAACGAAAGATTCGCCATCAATGGTGATTTTGCATGGTATAACGGCGGCAGTCTGCGCAGCCACATGTTTAACATGGGTTGCTCTTACAAATGGTAA